In Oryza sativa Japonica Group chromosome 11, ASM3414082v1, the following are encoded in one genomic region:
- the LOC136354224 gene encoding uncharacterized protein yields MSTSFTPSSAPAIEFPEPIRSPTPIQHESSEHAPSAKGSHHVEDQPAPALADMFSFDIRQFMDDEEETSSKAQTPLADGLKDTLKDIAHRLESSLEALVVDCGPIRARFGEIQDQIPDDVVEVISPAVFLEQYQFKLERARQRIADRREGKELAATIQANRQSINEEKAKLDGMISGPSSIQVNVDRLKSRKIELLPKLKACNTELALEEQKLADLPRAIEEQRSKLKVSIKHLADMNKSMKTIPGTDDADAQAIEEVNKLGNGLYRLFISL; encoded by the exons ATGTCGACTTCCTTCACTCCTTCAAGCGCTCCGGCCATCGAGTTCCCTGAG CCGATTCGTTCTCCAACTCCTATCCAACATGAATCAAGCGAACATGCACCATCGGCTAAGGGTAGCCATCATGTTGAAGATCAACCAGCTCCA GCTCTAGCCGACATGTTCTCCTTTGATATAAGGCAGTTCATGGATGATGAAGAGGAAACTTCCAGCAAGGCTCAAACTCCTCTTGCCGATGGCTTGAAGGACACTCTAAAAGATATAGCACATCGGCTTGAGAGCTCTCTAGAAGCGCTAGTTGTCGACTGTGGGCCAATAAGAGCAAGGTTTGGAGAAATCCAAGACCAGATCCCCGACGATGTAGTTGAGGTGATTTCTCCAGCGGTATTTCTTGAACAATACCAATTCAAATTGGAAAGAGCCAGGCAAAGGATAGCCGATCGGCGGGAGGGAAAAGAACTTGCAGCCACCATCCAAGCCAATCGGCAATCAATCAACGAGGAAAAAGCCAAACTTGATGGAATGATCTCTGGGCCAAGTTCTATCCAAGTTAATGTAGATCGGCTGAAGAGTCGCAAGATTGAACTGCTACCCAAGTTGAAAGCTTGCAACACTGAGTTGGCATTAGAAGAGCAGAAACTTGCCGATCTCCCAAGAGCCATCGAAGAACAGAGATCCAAATTGAAAGTATCTATCAAGCACCTAGCCGATATGAATAAATCCATGAAGACAATCCCTGGAACTGATGATGCCGATGCCCAGGCCATAGAAGAAGTGAACAAATTAGGCAACGGGCTATATCGGCTATTCATAAGCTTGTAA